The Streptomyces sp. NBC_01463 DNA window AGGAGGTTCCGGTGCAGGACGCGGCGACGTCGCTGACCAAGGAGGACGCGGTGCCGGCCGCGCGTCCGGAGATCCGGGCCAAGGGGCTCGACGCTCCGCAGCGTCCGGACCGGCTGCACTTCTCCGCTCCCACGGTGGACGGGGAGGGCGGTGTCGTCGAGGGCGACTTCTCCAACGCGGATGCCGGTGGCTCCTCGGAGTCGGACGGGCTCACCCGGGCCGAGCGGCGCAAGGCGCAGAAGAGTGGTGGCGGTGGTGGGCGGCGCCGCAAGAAGTAGCGTGCGCTGACTGCTGTTCTGCGGCCGGGGCCGGGCACCTTGGGGTGTCCGGGCCCGGCCGTTGTGCGTGCGGGTGCGGGTGCGGGTGCGGGTGTGGGTGGGCGCGGGTGGGGTGGGTGCGCCTGCGGCGGGCCTGTTCCCCGCCCCGCCCCTTCCCGTAACCGGGGGCTCTGCCCCCGGGCCCCCGCTCCTCAAGCGCCGGAGGGGCTGGAGAGGTGGCCGGGAGGGGCTCTGCCCCTGAGCCCCGCTCCTCAAGCGCCGGAGGGACTGGAGAGGTGGTCCGGAGGGGCCCGAGAGGTCGCCCCGGAGGGGCTGGTTGGCGCCGCCCTCGGAGAGGCACCCAGAGCGGCGGCCCCCGTGGGGTGTGGGTCCCCGTCAACGGTTGCGTACCGGGGTGTTGCCGAGTTCTACCGCGGCGCAGCGCCAGCGGAGGTCGGGGCCCTGTTCCAGGCGGAAGGCCATGGCGCGGACCTGTTCGCCTGCCGCGATGCTCGCGCAGGCCTCCACGACGCCCGGGGCCGGCTGGGCGCCTCGGCACATGCGGATGACCGGGCGGGCGCCGCGGCTCCGGAGCGGGGTGGCGGGGGCCAGTTCGGCGAGCTGGTCGTAGGCATCGCCGATCGTGTGGCCGAGCATCCAGTGGACGGGGCGCTGGCCGCTGAGGACCGCCAGGAGGCGTTCCGCGAACCACTGGTGGGGCCGGATCCGCTGGGGAGTCCGGCGGCGCTGTACGGGTACGGCTTCGGGCCTGCGTGCGTCGTGCCGTGCGGCGGGCCGGGTCCTGTTCGTGCTCATCGCTGTCGCCCCCGTGCTTCAGAGGCCCGGATCAGTACCGGGCGGTAACTTCTGCTGTGGATCTTCTACGGGGGTCGTGGAGGCGGCCGCAAGCGTCGATGGGCCGGCGGTGGGGGACGCGGGATTCACCTATCCGGGTGGTCGACCCGGTCCGGGGAAGGTGCCCTGGGCGGGCCGGGCAGGGTGAGGGGCGGTTACCGGGTGGACGGGGCGAGGGCGGGACACGTAACCCCAAAGGGGGACGCCCCACGTATCCTGAGGGCGTTCCGACTACGAAAGCGGCCCAGCCATGCGCGTGTACGTCCCCCTGACCCTCTCCGGGCTCGCAGCGGCGCACCGGGCCGGCGAGGTCGGCTCCGCCCCGCTGACCGCGTACGCGGTGACGCCGGCGCTGCGGGAGTGGTACGTCTCGGACGACATCGAGGAGCTGGAGTACGCGGCGCTCAACCGGGCCGCGTCCGCGTCGCTGCGGCTGATCGCCGGGGACCCCGCTGCCGCCCGTCGCCGGGTCGTCGTCGCCGTGGACGTGCCGGACGGGGCCGCGGTCGCCGACCCGGACCACATGCTGGAGTCCTCCTCGCTCGGCGAGGTCACCATCGCCTCCGCGGTCGGGCTGGCCGAGGCCGCCGCCGTGCACGTCGACTCGGACGAGGCGGACAAGGACGTCACCGCCGCCGCGGCCGCGCTGGGGGCGGCGGACCTCGGTGACGACGACGCCCAGTTCACCGTCGACGGCGCCGAGGACCACGAGCTCCTGTGGTTCGGTGTCCAGGAGATCCCGAATCTGATCGGCTGAGAGGCCGAGCGGTCTCCGCCACCGGCTGTTCGTCGGCGTGTTCGCAGGGGTGTTCTACCGTTGTCAGTGGCAGCGGGTATTTTTTTCCTCATGGGGACGTACGGGAAGCACCGCACACATCTGGTCTGGGACTGGAACGGCACTCTGCTCGACGACAACACCGCGGTCGTCGGCGCGACGAACGCCGCGTTCGGTGAGGTCGGCCTGGAGCCGATCACGCTGGACCAGTACCGGGAGATGTACTGCATCCCGATACCCCGCTTCTACGAGCGGCTGATGGGCCGGCTGCCCACCGAGGCCGAGTGGGAGCGGATGGACGGGATCTTCCACCGCCACTACACCGAGCAGCGGGCCGCCTGCGGGCTGACCGAGGGAGCCGCCGAGCTGCTCGCGCAGTGGCAGCTGGCCGGACGGAGCCAGTCCCTGCTCAGCATGTACGGACACGACCAGCTGGTCCCGGTCGTGCGCGGATACGGCATCGAGCGGCACTTCGTGCGCGTCGACGGGCGTACCGGGCCGTCCGGCGGCAGCAAGGCGCAGCACATGGAGCGGCATTTCGCGGCGCTGGACGGGATATCCCCGGCGTCCACGGTGGTCATAGGTGACGCCGTGGACGACGCGGTGGCGGCCGCCCACGTCGGCGCGCGAGCGGTCCTCTTCACCGGAGGTTCGCACAGCCGGGCCAGTCTCGAGGCCGCCGGGGTGCCCGTCGTGGACACCCTGGCCGAGGCCGCGGCCCTCGCCCAGCAGATGGGCGAGTAGGAGAGCGGGCGACGGCCCCGTCCGGGTACGGGCTCAGGCGACCGGGGCCTTGGTACGGAGCACGGTCAGGAATTCACGCATCCAGGCCGAGTGGTCCGGCCAGGCGCGGGACGAGACCAGGGTGCCGTCCACCACGACCTCGGTGTCCTGGAAGGTGGCCCCGGCGGTCCCCATGTCCGGTTCCAGTGCGGGATAGGCCGTCACCCGGCGGTTCTTCAGCGCGCCGACCGCCGCCGACATCAGCGGGCCGTGGCAGATCTGGGCCACCGGACGGTCCGTGTCGAAGAACGCCGACAGGATCGTGCGCAGGTCGGCGTCGTTGCGCAGGTACTCGGGCGCGCGCCCGCCCGGGACGACGAGGGCCACGTAGTCGTCCGGGTCCACCTCCGAGAAGGCCAGGTCGGCGGGCCAGGTGTAGCCGGGCTTCTCGGTGTAGGTGTCGAAGCCGGGCTCGAAGTCGTGGACCACGAAGCGGAGCGTCTTGCGGGAAGGAGCGGCGATATGGACCTCGTAACCCTCTTCGAGCAGTCGTTGGTACGGGTAGAGGACTTCGAGGGACTCGGCGGCGTCGCCGGTGACGATCAGGATCTTCGGTGCCATGGCGGGGCTCCCCACGGTGCGTCGGCCTGTTCCGGTTTCCGGTACCAGAGTGCGGCAGCGCGGGCCGGTGCGCTGTCCAGACTGTCAAAGTCCGGGGCTTTCTTTTGTACACATACGGCTCGTGACGGCGACCCGGGCGGGGGAGATAGCCTGGACCCCGTGATCAGCGCGATACGCCTCGGGGGCAGCGAAGCCCCCGGCCTGCGCCCGGAGTGCCACAGTGCCCGGGCCATGACTGATCCCCTCAGCCCGGCCCGACCGCCAAAAATGGCCAATAAGGTCCCGGGCGTCTCTCATTGCGGCATAGCGTCGACTCCGACCGGTAACCCCGTGTCGTGGCGGTACGTCGTCTTTTTCACCTACGTCACGCAACGGCGCGCGACAGGAGCCAGAGGACATGCAGACCAAGCTGGACGAAGCCAAGGCCGAGCTGCTCGCACGGGCCGCCAAGGTAGCTGACAACAGCCCGGGCGGTGGTGCCGGCGGCCCGGGCGGTAACACCCGGGTGCGCGTTGCGGCCACCGGGGCCGACAACGGCACGGGGGCCGGGCAGGAGCGTCCGGACCAGGACGTACTGCTCGCCTATCTCCAGCGCTACTACCTCCACACCGCTCCGGAGGACATCGCCGGCCGGGACCCGGTCGACGTCTTCGGTGCCGCGTCCTCCCACTACCGGCTCGCCGAGAACCGCCCGCAGGGCACGGCCAACGTCCGGGTGCACACCCCCACGGTCGAGGAGAACGGCTGGACCTGCAGCCACTCCGTCGTGGAGGTCGTCACCGACGACATGCCGTTCCTGGTCGACTCCGTCACCAACGAGCTGTCCCGTCAGGGCCGCGGCATCCATGTCGTGATCCACCCGCAGGTCATCGTCCGGCGCGATGTGACCGGCAAGCTGATCGAGGTCCTCACCGACGGCGTCGGCATCTCGACCGGCCCGCAGGCCGGCCGGAAGAACGCCAAGGGTGCGAAGGACGCCAAGGCCGAGCTGCCGCACGACGCACTCGTCGAGTCCTGGATCCACGTCGAGATCGACCGCGAGACCGACCGCGCCGACCTCAAGCAGATCCAGGCGGACCTGCTGCGCGTCCTGTCCGACGTACGGGAGACCGTCGAGGACTGGGAGAAGATGCGCGACGCCGCGCTGCGCATCGCCGACGACCTGCCCGGCGAGCCGCTCGACGACCTAGCCGACGACGAGGTGAACGAGGCCCGCGAACTGCTGCGCTGGCTCGCCGCCGACCACTTCACCTTCCTCGGCTACCGCGAGTACGAGCTGACGGACACCGACGCCCTGGCCGCCGTGCCCGGCACCGGCCTCGGCATCCTGCGCTCCGACCCGCAGCACACCGAGGACGAGGCGCACCCGGTCAGCCCCTCCTTCGACCGGCTGCCCGCCGACGCCCGGGCCAAGGCCCGCGAGCACAAGCTCCTCATCCTGACCAAGGCCAACAGCCGGGCGACCGTGCACCGCCCCAGCTACCTCGACTACGTCGGCGTGAAGAAGTTCGACGCCGAGGGCAACGTCATCGGTGAGCGCCGCTTCCTCGGACTGTTCTCGTCCGCCGCCTACACCGAGTCCGTGCGCCGGGTGCCCGTCGTCCGCCGCAAGGTCGCCGAGGTGCTGGAGGGCGCGGGCTTCTCGTACAACAGCCACGACGGCCGCGACCTGCTGCAGATCCTGGAGACGTACCCCCGCGACGAGCTGTTCCAGACGCCGCCCGACCAGCTGCGCTCCATCGTCACCTCGGTGCTCTACCTCCAGGAGCGGCGCCGGCTCCGGCTCTACCTGCGCCAGGACGAGTACGGGCGCTACTACTCCGCGATCGTCTACCTGCCGCGCGACCGCTACACCACCGGTGTGCGCCTGCGGCTGATCGACATCCTCAAGGAGGAGCTGAACGGCACCAGCGTCGACTTCACCGCCTGGAACACCGAGTCGATCCTGTCCCGGCTGCACTTCGTCGTCCGGGTCGCCCCCGGCAGCGAGCTGACCGCGCTCACCGACGCCGAGGCCGACCGCATCGAGGCCCGCCTGGTCGAGGCCGCCCGCTCCTGGGCCGACGGCTTCCAGGAGGCACTGGGCGCCGA harbors:
- a CDS encoding Rv3235 family protein, whose protein sequence is MSTNRTRPAARHDARRPEAVPVQRRRTPQRIRPHQWFAERLLAVLSGQRPVHWMLGHTIGDAYDQLAELAPATPLRSRGARPVIRMCRGAQPAPGVVEACASIAAGEQVRAMAFRLEQGPDLRWRCAAVELGNTPVRNR
- a CDS encoding haloacid dehalogenase-like hydrolase, yielding MGTYGKHRTHLVWDWNGTLLDDNTAVVGATNAAFGEVGLEPITLDQYREMYCIPIPRFYERLMGRLPTEAEWERMDGIFHRHYTEQRAACGLTEGAAELLAQWQLAGRSQSLLSMYGHDQLVPVVRGYGIERHFVRVDGRTGPSGGSKAQHMERHFAALDGISPASTVVIGDAVDDAVAAAHVGARAVLFTGGSHSRASLEAAGVPVVDTLAEAAALAQQMGE
- a CDS encoding DJ-1/PfpI family protein, whose translation is MAPKILIVTGDAAESLEVLYPYQRLLEEGYEVHIAAPSRKTLRFVVHDFEPGFDTYTEKPGYTWPADLAFSEVDPDDYVALVVPGGRAPEYLRNDADLRTILSAFFDTDRPVAQICHGPLMSAAVGALKNRRVTAYPALEPDMGTAGATFQDTEVVVDGTLVSSRAWPDHSAWMREFLTVLRTKAPVA